One window of the Triticum dicoccoides isolate Atlit2015 ecotype Zavitan chromosome 3B, WEW_v2.0, whole genome shotgun sequence genome contains the following:
- the LOC119279794 gene encoding protein PLASTID TRANSCRIPTIONALLY ACTIVE 10-like: MTLSEELRVLQSEGLEQLEEFAVRALLSSEVAPRGRTLSSRRLKPLDGTTDRPPCRPSKPRKKMATTATFLHLLAPPGLRPKPVLRSRLRRLALSVSPSGPDEIPADDPPVLPSILVKNTEPEDVARRRSWVEHGWAPWEEAMSPEVAFARHSLNEGEEVPLTSPESVEAFRMLTPAYREKVESEPGYLERLFSMRETPEPLETSWAGRLPLRLVPPRDWPPPGWEVDQDELAFIREAHRAASERVDMEAAAAKGVTNVEKVEDAPQDLALERYKVFLKQYKEWVDTNRDRLEEESYKFDQDYYPGRRKRGKDYREDMLELPFFYPGQICYGKVISIHLHQGAFVDIGGTHDGWVPIKGNDWYWIRHHIKPGMNVYVEILAKRDPYRFRFPLEMRLVYPNIDHLIFNRFDFPPIFHRKEDTNEEQLWREGGRPPIPRKKPLTDMETEPLVSDHPFVETLWEWHNAEQMILDHEDENPDKFKDVTYESTVDTSSFDEENRIQYTEGRVKETVLKKKVVNVNIKELDMKAARAEREEIKRLKAEAQERGEEYKIGKMRRNKEMDEYDLLQWRRSYEEREALLRDICCRKALGLPIEEPGRYDVDETIVYGKDYYDPSKPMYRYDYWGEPRNTEKVKLERDVERHNQQIIGDAKKWCETSYEDYVRKKTLREAAEARERRRRASEPQEEEEEYDDDMDLDFEKMTDPRAPHNRFYITK, encoded by the exons GTGGCTCCCCGCGGCCGCACCTTATCCTCCCGGCGTCTTAAACCCCTCGACGGGACGACCGACCGACCGCCGTGCCGTCCTTCCAAACCCCGCAAGAAAATGGCGACCACCGCCACCTTCCTACACCTCCTCGCCCCTCCGGGCCTCCGCCCCAAGCCCGTACTTCGGtcccgcctccgccgcctcgccctgTCCGTCTCCCCCTCGGGCCCTGACGAGATCCCCGCCGACGACCCGCCCGTGctcccctccatcctcgtcaagaaCACCGAGCCCGAGGACGTCGCGCGCCGCCGGAGCTGGGTCGAGCACGGGTGGGCGCCCTGGGAGGAGGCGATGAGCCCCGAGGTCGCCTTCGCGCGCCACAGCCTGAACGAGGGCGAGGAGGTGCCGCTCACCTCGCCGGAGTCCGTCGAGGCGTTCCGCATGCTCACCCCGGCGTACCGCGAGAAGGTGGAGTCCGAGCCGGGGTACCTCGAGCGCCTCTTCTCCATGCGCGAGACGCCTGAGCCCCTCGAGACCTCGTGGGCCGGCCGGCTGCCGCTGCGGCTCGTCCCGCCGCGGGACTGGCCGCCGCCCGGCTGGGAGGTGGACCAGGACGAGCTGGCCTTCATAAGGGAGGCTCACAGGGCGGCGTCGGAGCGGGTGGACATGGAGGCGGCCGCCGCCAAGGGGGTGACCAACGTGGAGAAGGTGGAGGACGCGCCGCAGGATCTGGCGCTGGAGCGGTACAAGGTGTTCCTGAAGCAGTACAAGGAGTGGGTGGATACCAACAGGGACAGGCTGGAGGAGGAGTCCTACAAG TTTGATCAGGATTACTACCCTGGTAGACGAAAAAGAGGTAAGGACTACCGAGAAGATATG CTGGAACTTCCATTCTTCTACCCTGGACAG ATATGTTACGGTAAAGTGATCTCTATTCACCTCCATCAAGGAGCTTTTGTGGACATTGGTGGCACACATGATGG GTGGGTGCCAATAAAAGGAAACGATTGGTATTGGATCCGCCACCATATCAAACCTGGCATGAATGTCTATGTGGAAATTCTG GCCAAACGAGATCCATACCGGTTTCGTTTCCCACTTGAAATGCGCCTTGTCTATCCTAACATTGATCACCTAAT ATTTAATAGGTTTGACTTCCCACCAATATTTCACCGAAAGGAGGATACAAACGAAGAGCAGCTGTGG CGCGAAGGTGGAAGGCCGCCCATTCCTAGGAAAAAGCCTTTGACAGACATGGAAACAGAACCTTTGGTGTCAGACCACCCCTTTGTTGAAACG CTTTGGGAATGGCATAATGCAGAGCAGATGATTTTAGACCACGAGGATGAAAATCCAGATAAATTCAAGGATGTGACGTACGAGTCAACAGTTGATACATCCTCATTCGACGAAGAAAACAGGATTCAATACACTGAAGGACGTGTCAAAGAAACAGTGCTTAAAAAGAAAGTTGTG AATGTAAACATCAAAGAACTTGATATGAAGGCTGCTCGTGCTGAGCGTGAG GAGATTAAAAGGCTCAAAGCGGAAGCACAAGAAAGAGGAGAGGAGTACAAAATCGGGAAGATGCGACGGAACAAAGAAATGGACGAGTACGATCTGCTGCAGTGGCGTCGCTCTTACGAAGAAAGGGAAGCTCTCCTCAGAGACATATGCTG CCggaaggccctgggcctccccATTGAGGAGCCGGGGCGGTACGACGTGGACGAGACCATTGTGTACGGGAAGGACTACTACGACCCGTCGAAGCCGATGTACCGGTACGACTACTGGGGCGAGCCACGCAACACGGAGAAGGTGAAGCTGGAGCGGGACGTGGAGCGGCACAACCAGCAGATCATCGGGGACGCCAAGAAGTGGTGCGAGACGTCATACGAGGACTACGTCCGGAAGAAGACGCTGCGGGAGGCCGCCGAGGCCCGGGAgcggcggcggagggcgtcggagccgcaggaggaggaggaggagtacgacGACGACATGGACCTCGACTTCGAGAAGATGACCGACCCCCGCGCCCCGCACAACCGGTTCTACATCACGAAATGA